Proteins found in one Saccharopolyspora phatthalungensis genomic segment:
- a CDS encoding IS1634 family transposase, giving the protein MRARPLPQPMVFGGPSVEKMLGALPVVADYCGRLDLAGIIDRACPVRDVAILSHGQVIEALVANRLTSPTPLLRVTDWARAWAVEEVLGIDPARLNDDRIARALDAIAPELDRIVGSVGARAISAFGLDVSRLHWDMTSISLYGAYEQTDPGYAAPRFGHPKDRRPDLKQVQAGLAVTGDGGIPVLHRGYDGGAGEVAQVVGAMTALKNLAGPRDFLLVGDSKLISYGNLHAMVTAGVRFIAPASKLYVRAAELAALDPQAATVVDYVAGRDTGKPADRRGAWRVMEDTLSLPGKRKTDPVLRLRRVFVHSTARATAAMAARAKKLDRARGDLDRVVRGLGSRHYPSEHAVTDRVTTIARTRRVKTYLRTQVGTDPVTGKPTLTWWFDQTALDAEASTDGWYALLTNLPATVTAAEVLTRYKGQEVVERRYSAFKGPLAVAPMFLKTNRRIAALLTVICLALLVFCLIERAVRTAIAPEVRMAGLYPGQKAKPTGRLIFQALSELRLIPATTGQPATIPQPGPVQTRLLNLLAVDPTQPP; this is encoded by the coding sequence ATGCGTGCACGACCGCTTCCGCAACCGATGGTCTTCGGTGGGCCGAGTGTGGAAAAGATGCTGGGTGCGTTGCCGGTGGTGGCCGACTACTGCGGCAGGTTGGACCTGGCCGGGATTATCGACCGGGCCTGCCCGGTGCGTGATGTGGCGATCCTGTCGCATGGGCAGGTGATCGAGGCGTTGGTGGCGAATCGGTTGACCTCGCCGACGCCGTTGTTGCGGGTCACCGATTGGGCGCGGGCATGGGCGGTGGAGGAAGTGCTGGGTATCGACCCCGCCAGGCTCAATGACGACCGGATCGCCCGCGCGTTGGACGCGATCGCCCCGGAGCTGGACCGGATCGTGGGATCGGTGGGGGCGCGAGCGATCTCGGCGTTCGGGCTGGATGTGTCCCGGTTGCATTGGGATATGACGTCGATCTCGCTGTATGGCGCATACGAACAGACCGATCCCGGCTACGCCGCACCACGATTCGGGCACCCGAAAGACCGTCGCCCGGATCTCAAGCAGGTCCAGGCCGGACTGGCGGTCACCGGCGACGGCGGGATACCGGTGCTGCATCGTGGCTACGACGGCGGCGCGGGAGAGGTCGCCCAGGTAGTGGGGGCGATGACCGCGCTGAAAAACCTTGCCGGGCCACGGGATTTTCTGTTGGTGGGGGACTCGAAGCTGATCTCCTACGGCAACCTGCACGCCATGGTCACCGCGGGCGTGAGATTCATCGCCCCGGCATCCAAGCTCTACGTCCGCGCCGCCGAGTTGGCCGCACTCGACCCGCAGGCGGCCACGGTTGTGGATTACGTAGCTGGACGGGACACCGGTAAACCAGCCGATCGCCGCGGCGCCTGGCGGGTCATGGAGGACACACTGAGCCTGCCCGGCAAGCGCAAGACCGACCCGGTACTGCGGCTGCGACGGGTGTTCGTGCACTCCACCGCCCGAGCGACGGCTGCCATGGCGGCACGGGCGAAGAAACTCGACCGGGCCCGCGGCGACCTCGACCGGGTCGTGCGTGGCCTGGGGTCGCGGCACTACCCGAGTGAGCACGCCGTCACCGACCGGGTCACCACCATCGCCCGCACCCGCCGTGTCAAGACCTACCTGCGCACCCAGGTCGGCACCGACCCCGTCACCGGTAAACCCACCCTGACGTGGTGGTTCGATCAGACCGCGCTGGATGCCGAGGCCTCCACCGACGGCTGGTACGCCCTGTTGACCAACCTGCCCGCCACCGTCACCGCCGCCGAGGTCCTCACCCGCTACAAGGGCCAGGAAGTGGTGGAACGCCGCTACTCGGCGTTCAAGGGCCCCCTGGCGGTGGCACCGATGTTCCTCAAGACCAACCGGCGCATCGCCGCCCTGCTCACCGTGATCTGTCTCGCTCTTCTCGTCTTCTGCCTGATCGAACGCGCCGTGCGGACCGCGATCGCTCCGGAGGTCAGGATGGCCGGCCTGTATCCCGGTCAGAAAGCCAAACCCACCGGCCGCTTGATCTTCCAGGCCCTGTCCGAACTCCGGCTGATCCCCGCCACCACCGGCCAACCCGCGACCATCCCGCAACCCGGGCCCGTCCAGACCCGACTACTCAACCTGCTTGCCGTCGATCCCACCCAACCGCCATGA
- a CDS encoding DUF5996 family protein, translated as MTNGQQGAGAVGEWPALLVREWADTRDTLHMWTQVVGKIRLAMAPMVNHWWQVPLYVSARGLTTSLIPHDRRSFDIEFDFCEHQLHIRSSSGDERRIPLAPKSVAEFYRETMAALRELDLEVSIWTKPREVERAIPFEADTEHAAYRPEHAHLFWRQLLAANRVLTEFRSRFVGKVSPVHFFWGAMDLAVTRFSGRTAPEHPGGAPNCADWVMVEGYSHELSSCGFWPGGTSEGTFYSYAYPEPAGYAEQPVRPAAANYSAEVGEYLLPYESVRTATDPEGTLLEFLQTSYEAAAGPGKWDRRGLETSTERA; from the coding sequence ATGACGAATGGTCAGCAAGGCGCGGGTGCGGTAGGCGAATGGCCGGCGCTGCTCGTGCGGGAGTGGGCCGATACCCGCGACACGCTGCACATGTGGACTCAGGTCGTGGGCAAGATCCGACTGGCGATGGCGCCGATGGTCAACCACTGGTGGCAGGTCCCGCTCTACGTCTCCGCACGCGGCCTGACCACCTCGCTGATCCCGCACGACCGGCGTTCGTTCGACATCGAGTTCGACTTCTGCGAACACCAGTTGCACATCCGGTCCAGCAGCGGCGACGAGCGGCGGATCCCCCTGGCGCCGAAATCGGTCGCCGAGTTCTACCGCGAGACCATGGCGGCGCTGCGCGAACTCGACCTGGAGGTCTCCATCTGGACCAAGCCGCGGGAGGTCGAGCGCGCCATCCCGTTCGAGGCCGACACCGAGCACGCAGCCTACCGCCCCGAGCACGCGCACCTGTTCTGGCGGCAGCTGCTCGCCGCGAATCGGGTCCTGACCGAATTCCGGTCCCGGTTCGTGGGCAAGGTCAGCCCGGTCCACTTCTTCTGGGGCGCGATGGATCTGGCGGTCACCAGGTTCTCCGGCCGCACGGCGCCGGAACATCCCGGCGGAGCCCCCAACTGCGCGGACTGGGTCATGGTCGAGGGCTACTCCCACGAGCTGAGCAGCTGCGGCTTCTGGCCCGGCGGCACCAGCGAGGGCACCTTCTACTCGTACGCCTACCCCGAGCCCGCCGGGTACGCCGAGCAGCCGGTTCGCCCGGCCGCCGCCAACTACAGCGCCGAGGTCGGCGAGTACCTGCTGCCTTACGAATCCGTGCGCACGGCCACCGATCCGGAGGGCACCCTGCTGGAGTTCCTGCAGACCAGCTACGAAGCGGCCGCCGGGCCAGGCAAGTGGGACCGCCGCGGCCTGGAGACTTCGACGGAACGCGCCTGA
- a CDS encoding ArsB/NhaD family transporter — translation MTTALTMATFLVAFVLIATERVHRVAAALGGVAVMVLLGVVDTHSAFFNEKTGVDWNVIFLLLGMMITVSVLKHTGVFDYLAIWAAKKSRGRSFRLMIILVLLTAVVSAFLDSVTVMLLVAPVTLAVCQRLRLPVVPFLIAEVLAANIGGTATLIGDPPNIMIGSRAGLSFTDFLLNLAPITVVLLVVFIVLCRVLFRKAFLDAENHLAEVMELDGKDTIHDHHLLRRCLIVTGAVVIAFILHGAIGIGPAFVGLLGAGLMVLVSGTTAKQFLQEVDWSTLVFFMGLFVMVGGLVNVGVIDTLGRAAIGVVGDDYLLAAVGLLVGSAVVGGMIDTIPFVATTMPIVEELVATVPDPEISRALWWSLALGADLGGNATAIGASANVVAVGWAARSGHPISFWEFTKYGLVVTAVTIALSALYVWLRYFAW, via the coding sequence GTGACCACCGCGCTGACGATGGCCACGTTTCTGGTCGCATTCGTGCTGATCGCCACCGAACGCGTCCATCGAGTCGCCGCCGCCCTCGGCGGTGTCGCCGTCATGGTGCTGCTCGGCGTCGTCGATACCCACAGCGCATTCTTCAACGAGAAGACCGGCGTCGACTGGAACGTGATCTTCCTGCTGCTGGGGATGATGATCACGGTAAGCGTGCTCAAGCACACCGGCGTTTTCGACTACCTCGCGATCTGGGCGGCGAAGAAGAGCCGCGGCCGGTCCTTCCGGCTGATGATCATCTTGGTGTTGCTGACCGCCGTCGTCTCGGCCTTCCTCGACAGCGTCACGGTCATGCTCCTGGTCGCCCCGGTCACCCTCGCGGTCTGCCAACGCCTTCGGCTGCCGGTCGTGCCCTTCCTGATCGCCGAGGTCCTCGCCGCGAACATCGGGGGCACCGCCACGCTGATCGGCGATCCGCCGAACATCATGATCGGCAGCAGGGCGGGACTGTCCTTCACGGACTTCCTGCTCAACCTCGCACCCATCACCGTCGTCCTGCTCGTCGTGTTCATCGTGCTGTGCCGCGTGCTGTTCCGAAAAGCGTTCCTTGACGCCGAAAATCACCTGGCCGAGGTCATGGAGTTGGACGGCAAGGACACCATTCACGACCACCACCTGCTTCGGCGCTGCCTGATCGTCACCGGCGCGGTGGTGATCGCGTTCATCCTGCACGGCGCGATCGGGATCGGGCCGGCGTTCGTGGGACTGCTCGGTGCCGGCCTCATGGTGCTCGTCTCGGGTACCACCGCCAAGCAGTTCCTCCAGGAAGTCGACTGGTCCACGCTGGTGTTCTTCATGGGCCTGTTCGTCATGGTGGGCGGGCTGGTGAACGTCGGGGTGATCGACACGCTCGGGCGTGCCGCGATCGGCGTGGTCGGCGACGACTACCTGCTGGCCGCGGTGGGGCTCCTCGTGGGCTCCGCGGTGGTCGGCGGCATGATCGACACCATCCCCTTCGTGGCCACCACGATGCCCATCGTCGAGGAACTTGTGGCCACGGTCCCGGATCCGGAGATCAGCCGAGCATTGTGGTGGTCCCTGGCACTCGGGGCCGACCTCGGCGGCAATGCCACCGCGATCGGCGCGAGCGCCAACGTCGTGGCCGTCGGCTGGGCGGCCCGCAGCGGCCACCCGATCAGCTTCTGGGAATTCACCAAGTACGGCCTCGTCGTCACCGCCGTGACCATCGCCTTGTCCGCGCTCTACGTCTGGTTGAGGTACTTCGCCTGGTAG
- a CDS encoding HAMP domain-containing sensor histidine kinase, translating into MSLFWRLLLLNAAVLVAGAAALLLGPATVSAPFFVAEALILAIGLAVMLVVNAILLRIGLAPLERLARVMTTIDPLRPGARLAVTGHGETADLIKTFNTMLDRLEDERATSSAVALSAQEAERHRIAQELHDEVGQTLTAVLLELKRVADQAPETVATALHQVQETTRDSLDEIRRIARRLRPGVLEELGLVSALKALTTEVPPRTGLIARCHLDSDLPDLGDATELVLYRVAQESLTNTVRHARATRVELSLRSGPTGVELSIRDNGGGLGSAPEGAGIRGMRERALLIGARLTLGPGARGGTEVRLHVPTATKAPEHV; encoded by the coding sequence GTGTCTTTGTTCTGGCGGCTGCTCCTACTCAACGCCGCGGTGCTCGTCGCGGGCGCCGCAGCGCTCCTGTTGGGGCCGGCCACCGTCTCCGCGCCGTTCTTCGTCGCCGAGGCGTTGATCCTGGCGATCGGGCTCGCCGTCATGCTGGTCGTCAACGCGATCCTGCTGCGGATCGGGCTGGCACCGCTGGAGCGGCTCGCTCGGGTGATGACCACGATCGATCCGCTGCGACCCGGTGCCCGGCTCGCGGTTACCGGGCATGGGGAGACCGCGGATCTGATCAAGACTTTCAACACCATGCTCGACCGGCTCGAGGACGAACGCGCCACCAGCAGTGCGGTTGCCCTGTCCGCGCAGGAAGCCGAGCGCCACCGCATCGCCCAGGAACTCCACGACGAAGTGGGCCAAACCCTCACCGCGGTCCTGCTCGAACTCAAACGGGTCGCGGATCAAGCGCCGGAAACCGTCGCGACCGCGCTGCACCAGGTCCAAGAGACCACTCGGGACAGCCTGGACGAGATCCGCCGAATCGCTCGCCGACTGCGCCCCGGCGTCCTGGAGGAGCTGGGACTGGTCAGCGCGCTCAAGGCCCTCACCACCGAGGTCCCACCTCGCACCGGGCTGATCGCACGCTGCCACCTCGACAGCGATCTGCCCGATTTGGGCGACGCCACCGAACTGGTCCTCTACCGGGTGGCGCAAGAAAGCCTCACCAACACCGTCCGCCATGCCCGAGCCACCCGCGTCGAACTCTCGCTGCGCAGCGGCCCGACCGGCGTGGAGTTGTCCATCCGCGACAACGGCGGCGGGCTGGGCAGCGCCCCCGAAGGCGCCGGCATCCGGGGCATGCGCGAGCGAGCGCTGCTCATCGGCGCCCGGCTCACCCTGGGGCCCGGAGCCAGGGGCGGCACCGAAGTACGCCTGCACGTGCCCACCGCGACGAAAGCACCCGAGCATGTCTGA
- a CDS encoding response regulator: protein MSDAKKTRILLADDHALVRRGVRLILDNEPDLVVVAEAGDGAEAIEKARSDEPDLAILDIAMPRLTGLQAAVQLSRLQPDLRILILTMNDNEQYFFEALRAGASGYVLKSVADRDLVEACRAAMRGEPFLYPGAITALIRNYLDNAADGEPAAKAITRREEEILKLVAEGHSSKEIADLLVISIKTVERHRANLLQKLGLRDRLELTRYAIRTGLIEP from the coding sequence ATGTCTGACGCGAAGAAGACCCGCATCCTGCTCGCCGACGATCACGCCTTGGTCCGTCGCGGGGTCCGGCTGATCCTCGATAACGAACCGGACCTGGTCGTCGTCGCCGAGGCCGGCGATGGGGCGGAGGCGATCGAAAAGGCGCGCAGCGACGAACCAGATCTCGCCATCCTCGACATCGCCATGCCTCGGCTGACCGGCCTGCAAGCGGCCGTCCAGCTCTCCAGGCTCCAACCCGATCTGCGCATCCTCATCCTGACCATGAACGACAACGAGCAGTACTTCTTCGAGGCGCTCAGAGCCGGCGCATCCGGATACGTCCTGAAATCGGTCGCGGATCGAGACCTGGTCGAAGCGTGCCGCGCCGCCATGCGCGGCGAACCCTTCCTCTATCCCGGCGCGATCACCGCGCTCATCCGCAACTACCTGGACAATGCCGCCGACGGCGAGCCGGCCGCCAAGGCCATCACCCGTCGTGAAGAGGAGATCCTCAAGCTCGTCGCCGAAGGCCACTCGTCGAAGGAAATCGCCGACCTGCTCGTCATCAGCATCAAGACGGTCGAGCGGCATCGGGCCAACCTGCTGCAAAAACTCGGGCTCCGGGACCGCCTCGAACTCACCCGCTATGCCATCCGGACCGGCCTCATCGAGCCATAG
- a CDS encoding TerC/Alx family metal homeostasis membrane protein, with translation MLCQLFALAASSESIGSPWLWATSIAVLLALLIADFLVTRRPHEVSWREAVGWSVFYLALPMVFGVFLWAVFGGGQALAFITGFVVEKSLSVDNLFVFMLLLAGFAVPDVLQQRVLLYGIVGALMLRGVFIAAGAALLEAGTWAFLVFGAILFATAVKVLHEAVKGSAFDRDVSKLRSVRLLRRLMPVTDDYRGSRLTLREGGRRCLTPLAVVVVAVFATDIVFAVDSVPAVYGITEDPYLVFATNAFALLGLRALYFLLHAALAKLDHLNHGLAIILAFIGVKLVLHWAHGIWPAVPEIPTLLSLAVIVLVLAVVTLTSLRARRFAEEPTSGS, from the coding sequence GTGCTTTGTCAGTTGTTCGCCCTCGCCGCGTCGTCGGAGTCGATCGGTTCGCCGTGGCTGTGGGCCACCAGCATCGCCGTGCTGTTGGCGTTGCTGATCGCGGATTTCCTGGTGACCCGCCGCCCGCACGAGGTCTCCTGGCGCGAGGCCGTGGGCTGGTCGGTGTTCTACCTAGCGTTGCCAATGGTGTTCGGGGTGTTCCTGTGGGCGGTGTTCGGCGGTGGTCAGGCGCTGGCGTTCATCACGGGGTTCGTGGTGGAGAAGTCCCTGTCCGTGGACAACCTGTTCGTTTTCATGCTCTTGCTGGCCGGCTTCGCAGTACCGGACGTGCTGCAACAACGCGTGTTGTTGTACGGCATCGTCGGAGCGCTGATGCTGCGCGGCGTCTTCATCGCGGCCGGGGCCGCGCTGCTGGAGGCGGGCACCTGGGCGTTTCTGGTCTTCGGTGCGATCTTGTTCGCCACCGCGGTCAAGGTCCTGCACGAGGCGGTCAAGGGGTCGGCTTTCGACCGCGACGTGTCTAAGCTGCGCTCGGTGCGGCTGTTGCGTCGGCTGATGCCGGTCACGGACGACTACCGCGGTTCTCGGTTGACGCTCCGTGAGGGCGGCCGGCGCTGCCTGACGCCGCTGGCCGTCGTGGTCGTGGCGGTCTTCGCGACCGACATCGTGTTCGCCGTCGATTCCGTGCCCGCCGTCTACGGGATCACCGAAGACCCGTACCTGGTGTTCGCCACCAATGCCTTCGCCCTGCTCGGCCTGCGCGCCCTGTACTTCCTGCTGCACGCGGCCCTGGCCAAGCTCGATCACCTCAACCACGGTCTGGCGATCATCCTCGCGTTCATCGGCGTGAAGCTGGTGCTGCATTGGGCCCACGGAATCTGGCCCGCTGTGCCCGAAATCCCCACGCTGCTCTCGCTCGCGGTCATCGTGCTGGTGCTGGCGGTCGTCACGCTGACGAGCCTGCGCGCCCGCCGCTTCGCCGAAGAACCGACATCCGGGAGTTGA
- the lhgO gene encoding L-2-hydroxyglutarate oxidase, with amino-acid sequence MSGEVDIAIIGGGLLGLATARAVLRAHPGASVAVLEKESRWGAHQSGHNSNVIHSGLYYAPGSLKARLARAGGEAMIRYCEQHGVPVKRTGKIVVATAEQQLPRLDALAARGRENGVTVARLSRAEIAEREPHVAGVGALAVADTAMTDFGRVCLALATELTDLGADLRTNSPARSFTTSRDRTVIDTPDGEVRARIIVNCAGLHSDKIAEAAGHRPPVRIMPFRGEYAEVRPARRGLITNPVYPVPDPELPFLGVHVTPMLDGSVHVGPNAVPALARQGYRWRDVDVRMLGELLRDPAVRGLARRYWRYGIVEISRSLIWPLFVRDVRRLIPEINGEDLRRDGSGVRAQAVTSTGELVDDFVISRTQRAIHVLNAPSPAATSSLFIGSHIAADAFDRLGLADIARTVRESATGS; translated from the coding sequence ATGTCCGGTGAGGTCGACATCGCAATCATCGGCGGTGGATTGCTCGGGCTGGCAACCGCGAGGGCCGTGCTCCGCGCGCATCCGGGAGCCTCGGTGGCCGTGCTGGAAAAGGAGTCGCGCTGGGGCGCGCACCAGTCCGGGCACAACAGCAACGTGATCCACAGCGGGCTGTACTACGCACCAGGCAGCCTCAAGGCGCGGCTGGCCCGAGCCGGCGGCGAGGCGATGATCCGCTACTGCGAACAGCACGGGGTCCCGGTCAAGCGCACCGGGAAGATCGTGGTCGCCACGGCCGAGCAGCAATTGCCGCGGCTGGACGCGCTCGCGGCCCGGGGACGGGAAAACGGCGTCACCGTTGCGCGGTTGAGCCGCGCCGAGATCGCCGAGCGGGAACCGCACGTCGCCGGGGTGGGGGCGCTGGCAGTAGCCGACACCGCGATGACCGATTTCGGCCGGGTGTGCCTCGCGCTGGCGACCGAGCTCACCGACCTCGGTGCCGACCTGCGGACGAACTCACCGGCGCGGTCGTTCACCACCTCCCGCGATCGGACCGTGATCGACACGCCTGACGGCGAGGTCAGAGCGCGCATCATCGTCAATTGCGCCGGTCTGCACAGCGACAAGATCGCCGAAGCCGCCGGGCACCGGCCACCGGTGCGGATCATGCCGTTCCGCGGCGAATACGCCGAGGTGCGCCCGGCACGACGCGGGCTGATCACCAACCCGGTTTACCCGGTGCCGGACCCCGAGCTGCCGTTCCTCGGGGTGCACGTGACCCCGATGCTCGACGGATCGGTGCACGTGGGCCCCAACGCGGTGCCCGCGCTGGCCCGCCAGGGATACCGGTGGCGCGACGTCGATGTGCGCATGCTGGGTGAGCTGCTGCGCGATCCCGCCGTGCGCGGACTGGCGCGACGCTACTGGCGCTACGGCATCGTGGAAATCAGCCGATCGCTGATCTGGCCGCTATTCGTGCGTGACGTCCGCCGGCTGATTCCCGAGATCAACGGCGAGGATCTGCGCCGAGATGGCAGCGGCGTGCGTGCGCAAGCCGTAACGAGCACCGGCGAGCTGGTCGACGACTTCGTCATCAGCCGAACCCAGCGGGCAATCCACGTACTCAACGCCCCGTCACCGGCGGCGACTTCGAGCCTGTTCATCGGCAGCCACATCGCGGCCGACGCCTTCGACCGGCTCGGGCTCGCCGACATCGCGCGGACCGTGCGCGAATCGGCAACCGGTTCCTGA
- a CDS encoding damage-control phosphatase ARMT1 family protein, which translates to MECKTGVVVGSEAPLITIGIPGSFAWKVFHERRPAMIEQVCDAFPLGTGERGRLAALLRETTTGVVQPLDDAAPDHHFWESWTKAWLGRPWSECPFLWAESYFFRRMLAAIGYFGPGPWRGVDPFAPMKTAELHSPATAETLAAFDGLPRLGEADRDAAVVRAAVWGNQADLAFQMSAGPKSATAGLVSGDSDAFWSLFGARPGGPVHLVADNSAGELAADLVLIDHLRTTGRADHVVLHVKPNPYYVSDATHADVLGVLRHLIGLPGEVGMIGRRVWDGLRAGKIEVRAHPFFCAPLDFRAMPDDLCDEFASASVTITKGDLNYRRLAGDRYWPATTPFAEVVAYFPSPVAALRVLKSEVVVGLHEAAVAELDKADAAWRTNGTRALIQAAAPPAS; encoded by the coding sequence ATGGAGTGCAAGACGGGAGTCGTGGTGGGCTCGGAAGCGCCGTTGATCACCATCGGAATACCTGGTTCGTTCGCGTGGAAGGTGTTCCACGAACGCCGCCCGGCGATGATCGAGCAGGTGTGCGATGCGTTCCCCCTCGGAACAGGGGAGCGGGGCAGGCTCGCGGCATTGCTGCGCGAAACGACCACCGGAGTGGTCCAGCCGTTGGACGACGCGGCGCCCGACCACCATTTCTGGGAGTCTTGGACGAAAGCCTGGCTGGGCAGGCCGTGGTCCGAATGTCCGTTCCTGTGGGCGGAAAGCTACTTTTTCCGCCGGATGCTCGCCGCCATCGGGTACTTCGGGCCCGGGCCTTGGCGTGGTGTCGATCCCTTCGCGCCGATGAAGACCGCCGAGCTGCACAGCCCCGCGACCGCAGAGACGCTGGCCGCGTTCGACGGCCTGCCGCGGCTCGGCGAGGCCGACCGCGACGCCGCCGTGGTGCGGGCGGCGGTGTGGGGAAACCAGGCGGACCTCGCATTCCAGATGTCGGCAGGGCCCAAGAGCGCTACGGCCGGGTTGGTGAGCGGCGACAGCGACGCGTTCTGGTCGCTGTTCGGCGCGCGTCCCGGCGGTCCAGTCCATCTGGTCGCCGACAACTCGGCCGGCGAACTGGCCGCCGACCTGGTGCTGATCGACCACCTGCGCACCACCGGCCGTGCCGACCACGTCGTCCTGCACGTCAAGCCGAATCCGTACTACGTTTCCGACGCCACGCACGCCGACGTGCTCGGCGTTCTGCGGCACCTCATCGGACTGCCCGGGGAGGTGGGGATGATCGGCCGGCGCGTGTGGGATGGCCTGCGCGCCGGAAAGATCGAGGTCCGTGCGCACCCGTTCTTCTGTGCGCCGTTGGACTTTCGAGCCATGCCGGACGATTTGTGCGACGAGTTCGCGTCCGCCTCGGTCACCATCACGAAGGGCGACCTGAACTACCGGCGCTTGGCCGGTGACAGGTACTGGCCCGCCACCACGCCGTTCGCCGAGGTCGTGGCGTACTTTCCCAGCCCGGTGGCCGCGTTGCGGGTGCTGAAATCCGAAGTGGTGGTCGGCCTCCACGAGGCGGCCGTTGCGGAACTGGACAAGGCCGACGCGGCATGGCGGACCAACGGCACCCGCGCCCTCATCCAAGCGGCGGCGCCGCCTGCATCCTGA